TCGACGGACGATGGAGGCCGCGATTCGTCACATCCTGGGCATGGGGAAGTCTGCTTGTCGGTGGCGCGCTGACACTTTGGATCGCGCTCGCAACCAAAGCGGGCGGCATCACATACTACGGCTCGCTCGCCGCTTTCGTCGGCTGGACGCATATCCCGCGCCTGTTCATGGTGCTCGGCCTCGTGATCCTTCTCGCCATTCATGCACCAGCGGCGGGCGGGTGGCTTTCCGACCGGATCATCGCCGCAGGGCGGGCCGCATTCACGAATTACCTCGGCACCTCGATCGTCATGCTGTTCGTGTTCGGGAATTGGGGTCTCGACCTGTTCGGACGTTTCGGCAGGACGGAGCTTTACCTGGTGGTCCTGGCCAGCTGGGCGCTCATGTTGATCTGGTCGAAACCGTGGCTCGACCGGTTCCGCTTCGGTCCGTTCGAATGGGCCTGGCGTTGCCTTACCTACGGCAGGGTGTTTCCGATCCGGCGTTGACCAACGAGCTGACGGCGATCAACCAGTATTGGCTGCACTACCGCGTCCTCGCGGACTGGGGCGTGTCCAAGCTGGCAGAGTACGAACGGCACGAATCCATCGACGAGATGAAGCATGCCGACATCCTCGCCGAACGCATCCTTTTCCTGAACGGGCTTCCGAATTTCCAGGCTATCCACAAACTGAAAGTCGGTGAAACGGTCGAGGAAATCCTCAAGGCCGACCTCACAATGGAAAACGAGGCCATTCCGCTTCTGCGCGATGCAATCGAGCATTGCGAAAGCGTTCGCGATTTCGTCAGCCGAGAGATTTTTGCGCGCATCCTCGAGAGCGAGGAAGAGCATGTCGATTTCCTCGAAACGCAATTCGACATGATCGAACGCATGGGCCTGCAGAATTACGTGCAGCTCAATTCCGAGCCTGCCGGAGATACGCAGGTCAACGCAGGCTGATCAGCGGCTCCGTTTGCGCTGCATCATACGTTCGTGATTCCTCCTGGCGGCCGTCCGCGTCTCCAATAGAAACGAGGCGAGGCCCGCCATCAGCAGGGCCATCGTCACGAGCCATGCTGCGGCAACCAGCGTGCCAAGCGGCGTGCGCACGAATGCGCTGATGAATAGCAGCATGATCACGACGCTGATCGTAAATGCCGAGGCGGTGCTGAGCATGACGGCCCGCTGCGCATGGACACGCCTGCGCTCGAGGGCCGGCAGTTCGTCGATAAGGTCGCCGGCTTCGTCGTTCTCGTCGGCGGCGAGGATGCGCTCGATCTTGTTAGCCACCCAGATCAGCCGATTGGTCATCACATTCATGACCGCGCCGATACCCGCAAGAAGGAAGGCAGGGGCTAGGCTGAGCTGGACTACGTTCTGAACGCGAAGGCTCGAACTCGTTCGCTCGATAATATCGACGCCGGGCAGGCTGACCAGCAGGTCGAACAGCATCAGCGTCCTCCGCTGTAATTGCCACCGCCGCCCTTGTTGGCGTTGTAAGGGTTCTTCGGGCTCTTCAGAACCACGCGCACCGGAACGGCATCGAAGCCGAGCTTGGCGCGAATCCCGTTGATGAGATAGCGCTCGTAGCTCTTGGGCAGATCGTCGAGGCGCGTGCCGAATACCACGAAGCGGGGCGGGCGAGTGCTGGCCTGCGTGATGTAGCGCAGCTTGATCCGGCGACCACCGGGCGCGGGCGGCGGATTGGCCTCCAGCGCATCGTCGAACCAGCGGTTGAGCGCGGCCGTCGGAACGCGGCGGCTCCAGGCCTCGCGAATTTCAAAGGCAGCCGACAGCATCGTATCGAGGCCTTTGCCGGTCTTGGCCGACACGGCGAACAGCGGCACGCCGCGCACCTGCGAAAGACCTTCGTTCAGCGCTTCGCGAATGCCGTTGAACAGCGAGCTGGCGTTTTCCGCGATGTCCCACTTGTTAATGGCCACCATGAGCGCGCGACCTTCTTCCAGCGCCTGGCTGGCGATCTTGAGATCCTGGTGTTCGAGCCCCTGCGTCGCATCGAGCAGCAGCACGACGACTTCGGCGAAGTCGATAGCGCGCTTGGCATCGGCCACGGACAATTTCTCGATCTTGTCCGTAACGCGTGCGCGCTTGCGCATGCCGGCGGTATCGATGAGCCTGATCTCGCGGGTTTCGTTCGCCTTGGGGTCGAACCATTCCCAATCCACAGCGATGGAATCGCGGGTGATACCGGCTTCGGGACCCGTCAGTAGTCGATCTTCGCCGAGCAGCCGGTTGATCAGCGTGGACTTGCCTGCATTCGGCCTGCCGACGATGGCGAGCTTGAGAGGGCCGGCAGGCGCGTCTTCATCATCGCTTTCCAGGAATGCGGCTTCTTCTGCGGCCTCCGCCTCTTCGGACTTGGCTCCGATGATGGGCCAGAGGCCACCGAACAGATCGGCAATACCTTCGCCGTGTTCTGCCGAGACACCAAGCGGCTCGCCGAGGCCGAGCGAATAGCTTTCGAATATGCCTGCCTCTGCCGCCTTGCCTTCAGCCTTGTTGGC
This DNA window, taken from Qipengyuania seohaensis, encodes the following:
- the bfr gene encoding bacterioferritin, with product MGLALPYLRQGVSDPALTNELTAINQYWLHYRVLADWGVSKLAEYERHESIDEMKHADILAERILFLNGLPNFQAIHKLKVGETVEEILKADLTMENEAIPLLRDAIEHCESVRDFVSREIFARILESEEEHVDFLETQFDMIERMGLQNYVQLNSEPAGDTQVNAG
- a CDS encoding DUF2721 domain-containing protein, whose protein sequence is MLFDLLVSLPGVDIIERTSSSLRVQNVVQLSLAPAFLLAGIGAVMNVMTNRLIWVANKIERILAADENDEAGDLIDELPALERRRVHAQRAVMLSTASAFTISVVIMLLFISAFVRTPLGTLVAAAWLVTMALLMAGLASFLLETRTAARRNHERMMQRKRSR
- the der gene encoding ribosome biogenesis GTPase Der; translated protein: MYATKPTVIIIGRPNVGKSTLFNRLIGKKLALVDDQPGVTRDRRMGDAEIAGLQFTVVDTAGWEDEDDATLPGRMRKQTEVSLEGADAALFVIDARAGITPLDEEIARWLREQEVPVVLVANKAEGKAAEAGIFESYSLGLGEPLGVSAEHGEGIADLFGGLWPIIGAKSEEAEAAEEAAFLESDDEDAPAGPLKLAIVGRPNAGKSTLINRLLGEDRLLTGPEAGITRDSIAVDWEWFDPKANETREIRLIDTAGMRKRARVTDKIEKLSVADAKRAIDFAEVVVLLLDATQGLEHQDLKIASQALEEGRALMVAINKWDIAENASSLFNGIREALNEGLSQVRGVPLFAVSAKTGKGLDTMLSAAFEIREAWSRRVPTAALNRWFDDALEANPPPAPGGRRIKLRYITQASTRPPRFVVFGTRLDDLPKSYERYLINGIRAKLGFDAVPVRVVLKSPKNPYNANKGGGGNYSGGR